One genomic segment of Mycolicibacterium neworleansense includes these proteins:
- a CDS encoding phosphatidylserine decarboxylase: protein MARRPDLQSGPERLVALVRSSVPPMHSAGLPFVGASLGVAALGRKRPWVRRAGLLAAGANAAFFRHPPRVPPTRPGVVVAPADGLVCLIEEAVPPAELGLPDTPRPRISIFLSVLDAHVQRAPIGGDVVAVQHRPGRFHSAELEAASEDNERNSVVIRAADGTEVIAVQIAGLIARRIVCNAHVGDKLDIGETYGLIRYGSRLDTYLPVGSKLLVSRGQRTLAGETVLAELP, encoded by the coding sequence ATGGCCAGACGCCCCGACCTCCAGTCCGGACCAGAACGCCTTGTGGCGCTGGTGCGATCCAGTGTTCCGCCGATGCATTCGGCGGGCCTTCCGTTCGTCGGCGCCAGCCTCGGCGTGGCCGCCCTGGGCCGTAAGCGCCCTTGGGTGCGCCGGGCCGGCCTGCTGGCCGCCGGGGCCAACGCGGCGTTCTTCCGGCACCCACCCCGGGTACCGCCGACGCGCCCCGGCGTGGTGGTGGCTCCCGCCGACGGGCTGGTCTGCCTGATCGAAGAAGCCGTGCCCCCGGCCGAGCTCGGGTTGCCCGATACGCCGCGGCCGCGGATCAGCATCTTCCTGTCGGTTCTCGATGCCCATGTGCAGCGGGCGCCGATCGGCGGTGACGTCGTGGCCGTGCAGCATCGTCCCGGACGCTTCCATTCGGCCGAGCTCGAAGCCGCGAGCGAGGACAACGAACGCAACAGCGTCGTCATCCGCGCCGCGGATGGCACCGAGGTGATCGCGGTGCAGATCGCGGGTCTGATCGCGCGACGCATCGTGTGCAATGCGCACGTCGGCGACAAGCTCGACATCGGCGAGACCTACGGCTTGATCCGGTACGGCTCCCGGCTGGACACCTATCTCCCTGTTGGTTCCAAGCTGCTCGTCTCCCGCGGCCAGCGGACGTTGGCCGGAGAGACCGTCCTGGCGGAGTTGCCATGA
- the pssA gene encoding CDP-diacylglycerol--serine O-phosphatidyltransferase, whose protein sequence is MIKPRMRPPSLIKGRMKPPPFSVRMLPSAMTVAAICLGLSSVKMALDGRPTESMAFLAVAAILDALDGRVARMLNATSKMGEEIDSLADAVNFGVAPAFIVYGTLLSHSRIGWIVVLLYAVCIVLRLARFNALLDVDQPAYEKEYFVGMPAPAGAIGAIGLLAAKMQFGEGWWTSEWAVSIWMIGVSLLVVSRIPMRKIHTFSVPPNMVAPLLALVAIGVAASVFYGYIVIMVIIVAYVIHIPFAVRTKKWVASHPESWDDKPQQRRATRRAIRRAQPHRRSMARLGLRKPGR, encoded by the coding sequence ATGATCAAGCCGCGCATGAGGCCCCCGTCGTTGATCAAGGGCCGCATGAAGCCGCCGCCGTTCAGCGTGCGGATGCTGCCGAGCGCGATGACGGTGGCCGCGATCTGCCTCGGCCTGTCCTCGGTCAAGATGGCGCTCGACGGGCGGCCCACCGAGTCGATGGCGTTCCTGGCGGTCGCGGCGATCCTCGACGCACTCGACGGCCGGGTGGCCCGGATGCTCAACGCCACCTCCAAGATGGGCGAGGAGATCGACTCGCTGGCCGACGCGGTGAATTTCGGTGTGGCACCGGCATTCATCGTCTACGGCACCTTGCTGTCGCATTCGCGGATCGGGTGGATCGTGGTGCTGCTGTATGCGGTGTGCATCGTGTTGCGGCTCGCGCGGTTCAACGCACTGCTCGACGTGGATCAGCCCGCGTACGAGAAGGAGTACTTCGTCGGGATGCCCGCCCCGGCAGGTGCCATCGGCGCGATCGGTCTGCTGGCCGCCAAGATGCAGTTCGGCGAGGGTTGGTGGACCAGCGAGTGGGCGGTGTCGATCTGGATGATCGGCGTCTCGCTCTTGGTGGTCAGCCGGATCCCGATGCGCAAGATCCACACGTTCTCGGTGCCGCCGAACATGGTGGCGCCCTTGCTGGCCCTGGTCGCGATCGGCGTGGCGGCGTCGGTGTTCTACGGCTACATCGTGATCATGGTGATCATCGTGGCCTACGTCATCCATATCCCGTTCGCGGTGCGCACCAAGAAGTGGGTGGCCAGCCACCCCGAATCGTGGGACGACAAGCCGCAGCAGCGCCGTGCCACCCGGCGCGCGATTCGCCGGGCGCAGCCGCACCGGCGCTCGATGGCGCGCCTGGGACTCCGGAAGCCGGGACGCTGA